GCGCCCCGAACGGGACCCTCTACACCGGCATGACGGACGATCTGGCAAGGCGCGTCCACGAGCATCGCGAGAAGCTCCGACAGGGCTTCGCGAGCCAGTATCGGGTGTCGGCTCTCGTCTGGTACGAGGTGCACGAGACCCGGGAGGTGGCGTTCCAGCGCGAGCGGCAGATCAAGAAATGGCGGCGGCGCTGGAAGCTCGAACTGATCGAGACGGGCAATCCGACCTGGCGTGATCTTTACGCAACCCTCCAGCTCTGACCCCTTTCGCCCTGGATCCCCTGAACTCACGAACGAAGTGCAACAACCTGCTAAGGTGTTGCCGCTATGGGAACCCAATACCGACACCTCGATCTTGAAGAGAGGTGTGCGAT
The DNA window shown above is from Amorphus orientalis and carries:
- a CDS encoding GIY-YIG nuclease family protein, which encodes MAFFVYIVASAPNGTLYTGMTDDLARRVHEHREKLRQGFASQYRVSALVWYEVHETREVAFQRERQIKKWRRRWKLELIETGNPTWRDLYATLQL